Proteins from a single region of Tistrella mobilis:
- a CDS encoding GNAT family N-acetyltransferase has translation MTPPPLSLRAPRPGDTAALQALVSDPEVALPTAAIPHPYPPGGAAAHLADLARESAAGREIAVAVIDGPDPETGRLIGMVTLRLDGEGGAALGYVLGRAWWGRGLMTEAVRRVLLLAREHPEIARIEADVMVSNTRSAAVLTRLGFTETGRARAAFPARGREVEVRQFLLNLGNSV, from the coding sequence ATGACACCGCCCCCTCTCTCCCTTCGCGCGCCGCGGCCCGGCGATACCGCAGCGCTCCAGGCCCTGGTCTCGGATCCGGAGGTGGCATTGCCCACCGCCGCCATCCCGCATCCCTATCCGCCCGGCGGTGCGGCGGCGCATCTGGCCGATCTCGCCCGTGAGAGCGCGGCCGGCCGGGAGATCGCCGTCGCCGTCATCGATGGCCCCGATCCCGAGACGGGCAGGCTTATCGGCATGGTCACGCTGCGTCTCGATGGAGAGGGCGGCGCCGCCCTCGGCTATGTGCTGGGGCGGGCCTGGTGGGGGCGCGGCCTGATGACCGAAGCCGTCCGCCGGGTTCTGCTCCTCGCCCGCGAGCATCCGGAGATCGCCCGGATCGAGGCCGATGTGATGGTGTCCAACACCCGGTCAGCCGCCGTCCTCACCCGCCTCGGCTTCACCGAAACCGGCCGGGCCCGGGCAGCGTTTCCGGCACGGGGGCGGGAGGTGGAGGTCAGGCAGTTCCTGCTGAACCTCGGCAATTCTGTCTGA
- a CDS encoding ABC transporter ATP-binding protein, producing MQDTGVFDGADEILALDGISAGYRRRPVVHDVRLGPLPPASITALVGPNGAGKSTLLKGLAGAMPVRGRAMLGSRDLIAMTPRDRARLVAHMPQALPDRVALTVLDAVIGALRAGPAGDPPPGTPKGDAERAVAVLDRLGITALALQPLDTLSGGQRQMAALAQALVRDPRVLLLDEPTSALDLRHQYRVMATVRDLARERALQVIVVLHDLDLACRWAHRIAVLGQGRLHAFGTPAEAVTPRILHDVWGVAARVDARDDGRVRVEVEGLA from the coding sequence ATGCAGGATACCGGCGTCTTCGACGGTGCGGACGAAATCCTGGCGCTCGACGGCATATCCGCCGGCTATCGCCGCAGGCCCGTGGTGCATGACGTCCGGCTGGGCCCCCTGCCGCCCGCCAGCATCACGGCGCTGGTCGGGCCCAACGGCGCCGGCAAATCCACCCTGCTCAAAGGGCTGGCGGGCGCCATGCCGGTGCGCGGCCGGGCGATGCTGGGCAGCCGCGACCTGATCGCGATGACGCCGAGAGACCGCGCGCGGCTGGTCGCCCACATGCCCCAGGCCCTGCCCGACCGGGTGGCGCTGACGGTGCTGGATGCGGTGATCGGTGCCCTGCGTGCCGGCCCTGCCGGCGATCCGCCGCCGGGCACGCCCAAGGGTGATGCCGAACGCGCCGTGGCGGTTCTGGACCGGCTGGGCATCACCGCGCTGGCGTTGCAGCCGCTCGACACGCTTTCCGGCGGGCAGCGGCAGATGGCGGCGCTTGCCCAGGCGCTGGTCCGCGATCCGCGGGTGCTGCTGCTGGACGAGCCGACCAGCGCGCTCGACCTGCGCCACCAGTACCGGGTGATGGCCACCGTCAGAGATCTGGCACGCGAGCGGGCCTTGCAGGTGATCGTGGTCCTGCACGACCTGGACCTCGCCTGCCGCTGGGCCCATCGCATCGCCGTGCTCGGCCAGGGCCGCCTTCATGCCTTCGGCACCCCCGCCGAGGCCGTCACCCCCCGGATCCTGCACGACGTCTGGGGCGTCGCCGCCAGGGTGGACGCCCGGGATGACGGCCGGGTGAGGGTGGAGGTGGAGGGGTTGGCCTGA
- a CDS encoding DUF2218 domain-containing protein: MTTIFEASVTTPLARRYMTQLARHWSHRFAVESDAVSARIPFSGTSCCIMQASEDRLGIVVEAEDAETAGQLTGVVADHLNRFAFKDPLTITWSRRP; the protein is encoded by the coding sequence ATGACCACGATCTTCGAGGCCTCGGTCACGACGCCGCTGGCGCGGCGTTACATGACCCAGCTTGCCAGACACTGGAGCCACCGCTTCGCCGTCGAATCTGATGCCGTCTCGGCCCGGATCCCGTTCTCGGGGACCAGCTGCTGCATCATGCAGGCGTCGGAAGACCGGCTCGGGATCGTGGTCGAGGCGGAGGATGCCGAGACGGCCGGGCAGTTGACCGGTGTGGTGGCCGATCATCTGAACCGTTTCGCCTTCAAGGACCCGCTCACCATCACCTGGAGCCGTCGGCCATGA
- a CDS encoding response regulator transcription factor — MTEERETRRIRIVLTEDDAPVRERLAQIIRGWPMAELVRACATLAETCAVIEAEAINLLITDLKLPDGNGIEAIRLLSRQQRDAQAMVISALADETTVLAAIEAGATGYLLKDMESHDLCEAVLDVMLGRSPISSSIARVLVRRLSDTARPGAQEAAAVPAPTLTPREMDILWGIAKGFTYAELAERLGISHQTVPVHVRNIYRKLQASNRSEAVYEATRLGLIRL, encoded by the coding sequence ATGACGGAAGAACGCGAGACGCGCCGCATACGCATCGTGCTGACCGAAGACGATGCCCCGGTTCGCGAACGGCTGGCCCAGATCATCCGGGGCTGGCCGATGGCGGAGCTGGTCCGGGCCTGCGCCACGCTGGCCGAGACCTGCGCCGTGATCGAGGCCGAGGCGATCAACCTGCTGATCACCGACCTCAAGCTGCCCGACGGCAACGGCATCGAGGCGATCCGCCTGCTGTCCCGCCAGCAGCGCGACGCCCAGGCGATGGTCATCTCGGCACTGGCCGACGAGACCACCGTGCTGGCGGCGATCGAGGCCGGGGCGACCGGCTATCTGCTCAAGGACATGGAGTCGCACGATCTCTGCGAGGCCGTGCTGGATGTGATGCTCGGCAGATCCCCCATCTCGTCCAGCATCGCCCGGGTTCTGGTGCGCCGCCTGTCGGATACTGCGCGCCCCGGCGCGCAGGAGGCGGCGGCCGTCCCGGCCCCGACCCTGACGCCGCGGGAGATGGACATCCTCTGGGGGATCGCCAAGGGCTTCACCTATGCCGAACTGGCCGAGCGGCTGGGCATCTCGCACCAGACCGTGCCGGTGCATGTCCGGAACATCTATCGCAAGCTTCAGGCGTCCAACCGCTCGGAGGCCGTCTACGAGGCGACCCGCCTTGGGCTGATCCGCCTGTGA
- a CDS encoding FecCD family ABC transporter permease, with product MTTTPLEALAGHRRQMARRVSTVSALGFLLCLAVIADIATGASGMGPGTVIRGLIDPETLSRVQSVILFQVRLPQALMAVLVGAALALAGAEMQTILSNPLASPFTLGVSSAAAFGASIAIVLGISLPGIPANWIISANAFIFAFLSVLTLQALARLRGAGIETLVLFGIALVFAFNALTAMIQFVASQEALQQLVFWSMGSLSRTDWNKVGILALVVAVVLPWALVQAPALTALRLGEERALSFGLNVARLRFVALLRVSLLAATAVAFVGTIGFVGLVGPHLARLLLGEDHRFLLPASAFAGALVMSLASLAGKLLMPGVTIPVGIVTALIGVPAFLALIIGRKERS from the coding sequence ATGACCACAACGCCTCTTGAAGCTCTCGCCGGCCATCGCCGGCAGATGGCGCGCCGGGTGTCGACCGTGTCGGCACTCGGCTTTCTGCTGTGTCTGGCCGTGATCGCCGATATCGCGACCGGCGCCTCGGGCATGGGGCCGGGCACCGTGATCCGCGGGCTGATCGACCCGGAAACGCTGAGCCGCGTCCAGTCGGTGATCCTGTTCCAGGTCCGTCTGCCCCAGGCGCTGATGGCGGTGCTGGTCGGCGCGGCACTCGCGCTGGCCGGGGCCGAGATGCAGACCATTCTCTCCAACCCGCTGGCCAGCCCCTTCACGCTCGGGGTTTCGTCGGCGGCGGCCTTCGGCGCCTCGATCGCGATCGTGCTGGGCATCAGCCTGCCGGGCATTCCGGCCAACTGGATCATCTCGGCCAATGCCTTCATCTTCGCCTTCCTGTCGGTGCTGACGCTTCAGGCGCTGGCCCGGCTGCGGGGCGCGGGGATCGAGACCCTGGTGCTGTTCGGCATCGCCCTGGTCTTCGCCTTCAATGCGCTGACCGCGATGATCCAGTTCGTGGCCTCCCAGGAAGCCCTGCAGCAGCTGGTGTTCTGGAGCATGGGGTCGTTGTCGCGCACCGACTGGAACAAGGTCGGCATCCTGGCCCTGGTGGTGGCGGTGGTCCTGCCCTGGGCACTGGTGCAGGCGCCCGCCCTGACGGCGCTGCGCCTGGGGGAGGAACGGGCGCTCAGCTTCGGGCTCAACGTGGCGCGGCTGCGTTTCGTGGCGCTGCTTCGGGTCAGCCTGCTGGCCGCCACGGCCGTCGCCTTCGTCGGCACGATCGGCTTCGTGGGGCTGGTCGGCCCCCATCTCGCGCGGCTGCTGCTGGGAGAGGATCACCGTTTCCTGCTGCCGGCCAGCGCCTTTGCCGGCGCGCTGGTGATGTCGCTGGCGAGCCTGGCCGGCAAGCTGCTGATGCCGGGGGTGACGATCCCGGTCGGCATCGTGACGGCGCTGATCGGCGTTCCGGCCTTCCTGGCGCTGATCATCGGACGCAAGGAGCGGAGCTGA
- a CDS encoding TonB-dependent receptor domain-containing protein has product MTDRRGRRARWRATTTTAGAAMAGMMMSMAAEAQERRAVELDQMVVSATRTEEEARTAPASVTVVDGEDLKAYPVSDLTEAIRDIPGISLTAGSQGRRQISIRGMDPSFTLILVDGKRVNSTESVFRHNDFDIGAIPVAAIDRIEVVRGGMSALYGSEAMGGVVNIITRPAARHWTGSVDLGVDMPTEGDRGTEARTSFFLSGPLVEEKLAVTVTGTFDRREVWNGLDGGAVTDGSGNPVTRPNGTVVNRSDLATLEGREDYQGRVKFTLTPDDDQTIEAEYGQSRQTRFGEYYISGWGDADAVVTRRDMGLSHEGDWDWGTTFIRAYAETSETAEDSIRQENRVVEGNVSLPFDRHTLVMGAEARWIELKSPDEFDSGRAETDAQALYLQDEFRLTDEIKLLAGGRLDEDKYFGAHFTPRGYAVWTPTPEITIKGGVSTGFKAPTLRQLTEDSRTSSCRGSCYIKGNPDLKPEESVNYELSAGYDTGSWGATVTLFQNDVENLIDTPRGSGVTPVGQENGRNVFVPVNINEARIRGVEANAYTMLRDFGRLSANWTWLDPRNEVTGAVLDNRPKHTINGKLDWFVSDEVTAYTRATYTGRQRSGTLTLDPYTVVDLGADWMINETFSVRGGVLNVADSRTDDPDDAYAFVERGRTVFVGASARF; this is encoded by the coding sequence ATGACGGATCGCCGCGGACGGCGCGCGCGCTGGCGCGCCACCACCACGACGGCCGGGGCGGCCATGGCGGGCATGATGATGTCGATGGCGGCCGAAGCGCAGGAGCGGAGGGCGGTGGAGCTGGACCAGATGGTGGTCTCCGCCACCCGCACCGAAGAAGAGGCGCGCACCGCGCCGGCCTCGGTGACCGTGGTCGACGGCGAGGATCTGAAGGCCTATCCGGTCTCGGACCTGACCGAGGCGATCCGCGACATTCCCGGCATCAGCCTGACCGCCGGCAGCCAGGGCCGCCGGCAGATCAGCATTCGCGGCATGGATCCGTCTTTCACCCTGATCCTGGTCGACGGCAAGCGGGTCAACTCGACCGAATCCGTTTTCCGCCACAATGATTTCGACATCGGCGCCATCCCGGTCGCCGCCATCGACCGGATCGAGGTGGTCCGGGGCGGCATGTCGGCCCTCTACGGCTCCGAAGCCATGGGCGGGGTGGTGAACATCATCACCAGACCCGCCGCACGGCACTGGACCGGCAGCGTCGATCTGGGCGTCGACATGCCGACCGAGGGCGATCGTGGCACCGAGGCCCGGACCAGCTTCTTCCTGTCGGGTCCGCTGGTCGAAGAGAAGCTCGCCGTCACCGTCACCGGCACCTTCGATCGCCGCGAGGTCTGGAACGGGCTGGATGGCGGCGCGGTGACCGACGGCAGCGGCAACCCGGTCACCCGTCCGAACGGCACGGTCGTGAACCGGTCCGATCTCGCCACGCTCGAAGGCCGCGAGGATTATCAGGGCCGGGTCAAGTTCACCCTGACCCCCGATGACGACCAGACGATCGAGGCCGAATACGGCCAGTCGCGCCAGACCCGCTTCGGCGAGTACTATATCAGCGGCTGGGGCGATGCCGATGCGGTGGTGACGCGCCGCGACATGGGGCTGTCGCACGAAGGCGACTGGGATTGGGGCACCACCTTCATCCGCGCCTATGCCGAAACCTCCGAGACCGCGGAAGACAGCATCCGCCAGGAGAACCGGGTCGTCGAGGGCAATGTCTCGCTGCCCTTCGACCGCCACACCCTGGTGATGGGGGCCGAGGCGCGGTGGATCGAGCTCAAATCGCCGGACGAGTTCGACAGCGGCCGCGCCGAAACCGATGCCCAGGCGCTCTATCTTCAGGACGAGTTTCGTCTGACCGACGAGATCAAGCTGCTCGCCGGCGGCCGTCTGGACGAGGATAAGTATTTCGGCGCCCATTTCACGCCCCGCGGCTATGCCGTCTGGACGCCGACGCCCGAGATCACGATCAAGGGCGGTGTCTCGACCGGTTTCAAGGCGCCGACCCTGCGCCAGCTGACCGAGGATTCGAGAACTTCGTCCTGCCGCGGCAGCTGCTACATCAAGGGCAATCCGGATCTGAAGCCCGAGGAGAGCGTGAACTACGAACTCTCCGCCGGCTATGACACCGGTTCCTGGGGGGCGACCGTCACCCTGTTCCAGAACGACGTCGAGAACCTGATCGATACCCCGCGCGGCAGCGGCGTGACCCCGGTCGGTCAGGAGAACGGCCGCAATGTCTTCGTGCCCGTGAACATCAACGAGGCACGCATCCGCGGCGTCGAAGCCAATGCCTACACCATGCTCCGGGATTTCGGCCGGCTGTCGGCGAACTGGACCTGGCTCGATCCGCGCAACGAAGTGACCGGTGCCGTGCTCGACAACCGGCCCAAGCACACGATCAACGGCAAGCTCGACTGGTTCGTGTCGGACGAGGTGACCGCCTATACCCGTGCCACCTATACCGGCCGCCAGCGGTCGGGAACCCTGACCCTCGACCCCTATACCGTCGTCGACCTCGGCGCCGACTGGATGATCAACGAGACCTTCTCGGTGCGCGGCGGCGTGCTGAACGTGGCCGACAGCCGCACAGACGACCCGGACGATGCCTATGCCTTCGTGGAACGCGGCCGGACCGTGTTCGTCGGCGCCTCGGCGCGCTTCTGA
- a CDS encoding sensor histidine kinase translates to MTAAGPADRRHGVAVAVLLAVIIALAGLPFLVGLPSPKAALVLDQARLSLNDGPDHPVGLPHSWQRNLPERTQAVYLIDVVIDAVPDRPQSLFIPSIRQKLVVQLNGRVLYRQRTASWADLSRGYFELRQIPPDLLVTGTNHLVLTLTRTDGLIPAHLSRIYIGDAERMIDPPWLRPLINTELRSISLALHLFIAAGLFAIWAGRPSDPVFRWLMVLSVSSLAMAGIELWPFPRLIPFATSHIVLMLPAFGLMMIGLALAITGRPRPRWLVPAIIIVPALLLTSRILADAPIAPTQLLGAGIGIAGHAVAGVVLLHAFITRRLWTGGLLGVPALLTAWFGLHDVAVAFGLIPGAFLLSTFVRLLTYLAFLILLMSRLATSLNRLDRANDDLRARLAEREAELSILHETEKHLVGQAVREQERRRLMQDLHDGLSGHLVSIIALSETGQRRDDIERTAREALDDLRLVIHSLDLGDTDLPLALAGFRERLTPRLRRLGVRLVWSMEALPDIRGVTPGNALSILRILQEAVTNALKHGPARQIEIRGGPDPTGTAGGIVIVANDGRAGDTPGQGFGLHNMQRRAQQLGGRTVLNTRQNHTELSLYLPCRLNDC, encoded by the coding sequence GTGACCGCGGCAGGCCCGGCAGATCGCCGGCATGGCGTCGCGGTCGCCGTGCTGCTGGCGGTCATAATCGCTCTTGCCGGGCTTCCCTTTCTGGTCGGCCTGCCGTCCCCCAAGGCCGCGCTGGTGCTGGATCAGGCGCGGCTGTCGCTGAACGACGGCCCGGATCATCCGGTCGGGCTGCCGCACAGCTGGCAACGCAACCTGCCCGAGCGGACGCAGGCGGTCTATCTGATCGATGTCGTCATCGATGCGGTTCCCGACCGGCCACAGAGCCTGTTCATCCCGTCGATCCGGCAGAAGCTGGTGGTGCAGTTGAACGGCCGGGTTCTGTATCGCCAGCGGACGGCATCATGGGCCGATCTGTCGCGCGGCTATTTCGAGCTGCGGCAGATCCCGCCCGATCTTCTGGTCACCGGCACCAACCATCTGGTGCTGACGCTGACCCGCACCGACGGGCTGATCCCGGCCCATCTTTCCCGGATCTATATCGGCGATGCCGAGAGGATGATCGATCCTCCGTGGCTCAGGCCGCTCATCAATACCGAGCTGCGCAGCATTTCGCTGGCGCTGCATCTGTTCATCGCCGCGGGGCTGTTCGCGATCTGGGCCGGGCGGCCCTCCGACCCGGTGTTTCGCTGGCTGATGGTGCTCAGCGTCAGCAGTCTGGCGATGGCGGGGATCGAGCTCTGGCCCTTCCCGCGTCTCATCCCGTTCGCGACGTCTCATATCGTGCTGATGCTGCCGGCTTTCGGGCTGATGATGATCGGCCTTGCCCTGGCGATCACCGGACGCCCCAGGCCGCGCTGGCTGGTGCCGGCCATCATCATCGTCCCCGCCCTGCTGCTGACGTCCCGGATCCTTGCCGATGCGCCGATCGCCCCCACGCAGCTTCTGGGGGCGGGCATCGGCATTGCCGGCCATGCCGTGGCCGGCGTGGTGCTTCTGCATGCCTTCATCACACGGCGGTTGTGGACAGGGGGGCTGCTCGGCGTGCCCGCGCTGTTGACCGCCTGGTTCGGCCTTCACGACGTCGCCGTGGCCTTCGGCCTGATCCCGGGCGCGTTCCTGCTGTCGACCTTCGTGCGGCTGCTGACATATCTCGCCTTCCTCATCCTGCTGATGTCGCGGCTCGCCACCAGTCTCAACCGGCTCGACCGGGCCAATGACGATCTGCGCGCCCGCCTGGCGGAGCGCGAAGCCGAGCTGTCGATCCTGCACGAGACGGAAAAACATCTGGTCGGCCAGGCGGTCCGCGAACAGGAACGCCGCCGGCTGATGCAGGATCTGCATGACGGGCTGAGCGGCCATCTGGTGTCGATCATCGCCCTCTCCGAGACCGGGCAGCGGCGCGACGACATCGAGCGGACCGCGCGCGAGGCGCTCGACGATCTCAGGCTGGTCATCCATTCGCTCGACCTCGGCGATACCGATCTGCCGCTGGCGCTGGCGGGATTTCGCGAACGCCTGACCCCGCGATTGCGGCGGCTGGGCGTGCGCCTGGTCTGGTCGATGGAGGCGCTGCCCGACATCCGCGGCGTGACACCCGGCAATGCGCTCTCGATCCTGCGCATCCTTCAGGAAGCCGTCACCAACGCGCTGAAACACGGCCCGGCCAGGCAGATCGAGATCAGGGGCGGCCCGGACCCCACCGGCACAGCGGGCGGGATCGTCATCGTCGCCAATGACGGCCGCGCCGGAGACACCCCCGGGCAGGGTTTCGGCCTTCACAACATGCAAAGACGCGCGCAACAGTTGGGAGGCAGAACCGTCCTGAACACGCGACAGAACCACACGGAACTGTCTCTGTATTTACCATGCCGCCTTAACGACTGTTGA
- a CDS encoding ABC transporter substrate-binding protein — protein MIILRKLKAAAAAVALVVATAGMAVADPITVTDVAGREVTIPAPAKRLLLGEGRDLVTLSVVHPDPVSVLAGWLGDLRLLDTDTYDRFKAAYPAIERVPLVGSTNEESFSIEKALSVAPDLAVLGFAGHGPSPRSKEVIDRLTEAGIPIVFIDFRGKPLENTIPSLEILGKVLGQEERVARYIDFYRARLELVKSRVAASTAPRPKVLVDMRPTMDGGCCGSPGKGNLGEFVDLAGGHNIGADVLPGPLGPLDAEYVLTQDPAVYIATGTAGGAETGGIQMGAGIDPAVTRESLDRLAHRPVVGDLSAVRDGRVYALWHSFYNSPLNIVAVEAIAKWVRPDLFADLDPDAVLADINTGFLPVSLDGSYAVALKPE, from the coding sequence ATGATCATTCTGCGCAAGCTCAAGGCCGCGGCCGCCGCGGTCGCCCTTGTCGTTGCGACCGCCGGGATGGCGGTCGCCGATCCGATCACCGTCACCGACGTCGCCGGCCGCGAGGTGACCATTCCGGCGCCCGCAAAGCGGCTGCTGCTGGGCGAGGGGCGTGATCTGGTGACCCTGTCGGTGGTGCATCCCGATCCGGTGTCGGTGCTGGCCGGCTGGCTGGGGGATCTGCGCCTGCTCGACACCGACACCTATGACAGGTTCAAGGCCGCCTATCCGGCCATCGAACGGGTGCCGCTGGTCGGCAGCACCAATGAGGAGAGCTTCTCGATCGAGAAGGCGCTGTCGGTGGCACCCGATCTGGCGGTGCTGGGCTTTGCCGGCCACGGACCCTCGCCGCGGTCGAAGGAGGTCATCGACCGGCTGACCGAGGCGGGCATCCCGATCGTGTTCATCGACTTCCGCGGCAAGCCGCTGGAGAACACCATCCCGAGCCTGGAAATCCTGGGCAAGGTGCTGGGCCAGGAAGAGCGGGTCGCGCGCTATATCGATTTCTATCGCGCGCGGCTGGAACTGGTGAAGAGCCGGGTCGCCGCCTCGACCGCCCCCCGGCCGAAGGTGCTGGTGGACATGCGCCCGACCATGGATGGCGGCTGCTGCGGTTCTCCGGGCAAGGGCAATCTGGGGGAGTTCGTCGATCTTGCCGGTGGCCACAATATCGGTGCCGACGTGTTGCCCGGGCCGCTCGGGCCCCTCGATGCCGAATATGTCCTGACGCAGGATCCGGCGGTCTACATCGCGACCGGCACGGCCGGTGGTGCCGAGACCGGCGGCATCCAGATGGGGGCGGGGATCGACCCGGCCGTTACCCGCGAAAGCCTCGACCGTCTGGCGCACCGTCCGGTGGTCGGCGATCTGTCGGCCGTCCGCGATGGCCGGGTCTATGCGCTCTGGCACAGCTTCTACAATTCCCCGCTCAACATCGTGGCGGTAGAGGCGATCGCGAAATGGGTCCGGCCGGATCTCTTCGCCGATCTCGACCCGGATGCCGTGCTGGCGGATATCAACACCGGCTTCCTGCCGGTTTCCCTCGACGGTTCCTATGCGGTGGCCCTGAAGCCCGAATGA
- a CDS encoding SMP-30/gluconolactonase/LRE family protein translates to MQRRLIALALAGCAWVAMPAALHAAGAPALEYTAEMRGPAPIPPAEQGLQTITATPWFKVSDDGLQLEGPVFDRAGNLIFTEVFGGKVFRLTPDKRLETILGENALAPAGLAIHRDGRIFIAGLGDFKDAGSVVAMAPDGTGLTAIVPDTAGFLPDDLVFDDKGGFYFTDFKGTSTDPTGGVYYVGPEGGEKGGEPVAVLPNLSVANGVGLSPDGKTLWVTEFSKGLLHRVSLSDATTIAPFGTTVPYHFTGPAPDSLRTDADGNVYVAMYGQGRVLVFNPNGMPIAQILLPGRETGHNLRSTSMVIRPGTDDMYILTNDWKAGEGSTIFHCKALAAAPVDFSHR, encoded by the coding sequence ATGCAGAGACGATTGATCGCGCTGGCGCTGGCCGGCTGCGCCTGGGTTGCCATGCCTGCGGCACTTCACGCAGCCGGGGCACCTGCCCTTGAATACACGGCGGAGATGCGCGGCCCCGCCCCGATCCCGCCGGCGGAGCAGGGATTGCAGACCATCACCGCCACCCCCTGGTTCAAGGTGTCGGACGACGGGTTGCAGCTGGAGGGGCCGGTCTTCGACCGGGCCGGCAACCTGATCTTCACCGAGGTCTTCGGCGGCAAGGTCTTCCGCCTGACCCCCGACAAGAGGCTGGAGACGATCCTGGGCGAGAATGCGCTGGCACCGGCAGGGCTGGCCATCCACAGGGACGGGCGGATCTTCATCGCCGGGCTCGGCGACTTCAAGGATGCGGGCTCGGTGGTGGCCATGGCCCCCGACGGCACCGGGCTGACCGCCATCGTCCCCGACACGGCGGGTTTCCTGCCCGACGATCTGGTCTTCGACGACAAGGGCGGCTTCTATTTCACCGACTTCAAGGGCACCTCCACCGATCCGACCGGCGGGGTCTATTATGTGGGACCAGAGGGCGGTGAGAAGGGCGGTGAGCCTGTGGCCGTGCTGCCCAACCTCTCGGTCGCCAATGGCGTCGGCCTGTCGCCCGACGGGAAGACGCTGTGGGTGACGGAGTTCAGCAAGGGGCTGCTGCATCGGGTATCGCTCAGCGACGCCACCACCATCGCGCCCTTCGGGACCACGGTGCCCTATCATTTCACCGGGCCGGCCCCGGATTCGCTGCGCACCGATGCCGACGGCAATGTCTATGTCGCCATGTACGGCCAGGGGCGGGTGCTGGTGTTCAATCCGAACGGCATGCCGATCGCCCAGATCCTTCTGCCCGGCCGCGAGACCGGCCACAATCTGCGCTCGACCAGCATGGTGATCCGGCCGGGCACCGACGACATGTACATCCTGACCAATGACTGGAAGGCGGGCGAGGGATCGACGATCTTCCATTGCAAGGCCCTGGCGGCGGCACCGGTGGATTTCTCCCACCGCTGA
- a CDS encoding LysR family transcriptional regulator codes for MSDDDLTRIDLNLLVVFSALIETGSVTRAAERLRSSQPAVSRSLARLRELFDDPLLIKSGKEMVPTPRALALKGPVAAALGDIRRLFKPAGFDPAIDRRRFRVSSTDYGVLSVLAPVMGELATTPNIEIAVDPLSDDDHQKLASGALDMVIIGRTPERPELYRRRLFTERRACLVREHHPITRDPDVMAGRPPTIDACLAWPHVVITVLGDLTGSHVARQLRRLDKRRQVAVQMPYFSVAPLLIEQSDALLILPERAAKRFAEARGLVMFEAPDVFGTFDYWLVWHERARRDPALHWLIERITATVGDPACA; via the coding sequence ATGTCCGACGACGACCTCACCCGGATCGATCTCAACCTTCTGGTCGTGTTCTCGGCGCTGATCGAGACCGGCAGCGTGACCCGTGCCGCAGAACGGCTGCGATCCAGCCAGCCGGCGGTCAGCCGCTCGCTCGCGCGGCTGCGCGAACTGTTCGACGACCCGCTGCTGATCAAATCCGGCAAGGAGATGGTGCCCACCCCCCGGGCACTGGCGCTGAAGGGGCCGGTCGCGGCGGCGCTGGGCGACATCCGGCGGCTGTTCAAGCCGGCCGGCTTCGACCCCGCCATCGATCGGCGACGCTTCCGGGTGTCGTCGACCGATTACGGCGTGCTGTCGGTGCTGGCACCCGTGATGGGCGAGCTTGCCACCACCCCCAATATCGAGATCGCCGTCGATCCGTTGAGCGACGACGATCATCAGAAGCTGGCTTCGGGCGCGCTCGACATGGTGATCATCGGCCGCACGCCCGAGCGGCCCGAGCTGTATCGGCGCCGGCTGTTCACCGAACGCCGCGCCTGTCTGGTGCGCGAGCATCACCCGATCACCCGCGACCCCGATGTCATGGCCGGCCGGCCGCCCACCATCGATGCCTGCCTTGCCTGGCCGCATGTGGTGATCACGGTGCTGGGCGATCTGACCGGCAGCCATGTCGCCCGCCAGCTGCGCCGCCTGGACAAGCGGCGCCAGGTGGCGGTGCAGATGCCGTATTTCTCGGTGGCGCCGCTTCTGATCGAGCAGTCGGATGCGCTGCTGATCCTGCCGGAGCGCGCCGCGAAGCGCTTCGCCGAGGCCCGCGGGCTGGTGATGTTCGAGGCGCCCGACGTGTTCGGCACCTTCGACTACTGGCTGGTCTGGCATGAACGCGCCCGCAGGGATCCGGCACTCCATTGGCTCATTGAGCGCATAACGGCGACCGTCGGTGATCCGGCATGCGCATAA